One window from the genome of Xenorhabdus bovienii SS-2004 encodes:
- the ptsP gene encoding phosphoenolpyruvate--protein phosphotransferase: protein MLMRLREIVEKVAMAANLSEALELLVNETCLAMSTDVCSIYLADHQRHCYYLMATRGLKKPEERAISLAFDEGVVGVVGRLSELINLADVRDHPSFKYIPQVKEEGLRAFLGVPIVYRRQLQGVLVVQQNERRLFDESEESFMVTLAMQLAVILAQAQTKGLFGQYRQTRIKALAISSGIVMAQGWQDGSQPSLEQVFEASTLEYQAERSRLTEALEQATAECRRISKRFTSSSQKESAAIFDLYSHLLNDPKLKQDLFFSVDNGFVAEWAVKSVVEKYAEQFASLQDPYMRERASDLRALGQRVLFHLDGSFTGDSEWPERFILVADELSANLLAEMPQEQLAGVIVRDGATHSHSAILVRAMGIPAIMGADIQPELLHNRMLILDGYRGEFFVEPEPLIIQEYRQIIEEEQVLSELAEGELKQKAQLKNGERVLVQLNAGLSLKYEQQIGGSIDGIGLYRTEIPFMLHRGFPSEDEQKNRYQEMLALLPDKPVVLRTLDIGADKQLPYMPISEENPCLGWRGIRITLDQPEIFLIQLRAMLKANVLIGNLKILLPMITSIEEIDEARKLIDRAKAEVEQTIGSTITMPQIGIMVEVPSTIFLLPQLKKRINFISIGTNDLTQYLLAVDRNNTHVAALYDNLHPAVIKALKLAFDESQRVGLPVSICGEMAGLPMGALILIGLGYRSLSMSGRSVPRIKYLLRHLDTNDLELLIKEILKAETSRQVKALSTEFMEANGLGGLVRGGI, encoded by the coding sequence ATGCTCATGCGCTTACGGGAAATTGTCGAAAAGGTTGCCATGGCAGCTAATTTGTCTGAAGCGCTTGAACTATTGGTTAATGAAACCTGTCTGGCAATGAGCACGGATGTCTGTTCTATCTATCTGGCAGATCATCAGCGGCATTGCTATTACTTGATGGCTACCCGAGGCTTAAAGAAGCCAGAGGAACGAGCGATCAGCCTGGCCTTTGATGAAGGTGTCGTTGGTGTAGTCGGGCGTTTATCTGAATTAATCAACCTCGCCGATGTGCGAGATCACCCCAGTTTTAAATATATCCCCCAAGTAAAAGAAGAAGGTCTGCGGGCTTTTTTGGGCGTACCGATTGTTTATCGTCGTCAGTTGCAAGGTGTACTGGTTGTTCAACAAAATGAACGGCGGCTATTCGATGAAAGTGAAGAGTCTTTTATGGTCACGCTGGCCATGCAATTGGCGGTTATTCTCGCTCAGGCACAAACAAAAGGGCTATTTGGTCAGTATCGTCAGACACGCATTAAGGCGCTTGCCATTTCCAGTGGTATCGTCATGGCTCAGGGTTGGCAAGATGGTTCTCAGCCATCACTTGAACAAGTTTTTGAAGCGTCCACGCTGGAATATCAGGCAGAACGTTCTCGGCTGACCGAAGCCCTTGAGCAGGCAACCGCCGAATGTCGCCGTATCAGTAAGCGTTTTACCTCCAGCTCACAGAAAGAAAGTGCCGCTATTTTTGACCTCTATTCTCATTTGCTGAATGATCCCAAACTCAAGCAGGATCTGTTTTTTTCCGTCGATAACGGGTTTGTGGCGGAGTGGGCAGTTAAAAGCGTTGTCGAAAAATATGCCGAACAGTTTGCCAGCTTGCAAGATCCCTATATGCGGGAGAGAGCTTCTGATTTGCGGGCGCTTGGGCAGCGGGTATTGTTCCATCTGGATGGTTCTTTCACAGGTGATAGCGAATGGCCAGAGCGCTTTATTCTGGTTGCCGATGAACTCAGTGCCAATTTACTGGCTGAAATGCCGCAGGAACAACTGGCTGGTGTGATTGTACGGGATGGTGCAACTCACTCTCATTCCGCAATACTGGTTCGGGCGATGGGAATACCGGCTATCATGGGAGCCGATATCCAGCCTGAATTACTGCATAATCGGATGCTAATCCTTGACGGTTATCGCGGCGAGTTTTTTGTTGAACCAGAACCACTGATTATTCAGGAATACCGACAGATTATTGAAGAAGAGCAGGTTCTCAGCGAATTAGCCGAGGGGGAGCTGAAACAAAAAGCACAACTCAAAAATGGTGAAAGAGTGCTGGTGCAGCTCAACGCAGGATTAAGCTTAAAATACGAGCAACAGATAGGTGGTAGTATTGATGGTATAGGCCTGTATCGTACTGAAATCCCTTTTATGCTGCACCGTGGTTTTCCATCAGAAGATGAGCAGAAAAACCGTTATCAAGAGATGTTGGCGCTTCTCCCAGATAAACCGGTGGTACTACGAACATTGGATATTGGTGCCGATAAACAACTGCCTTATATGCCCATCAGTGAAGAAAACCCCTGTCTTGGCTGGCGAGGAATTCGTATCACGCTGGATCAGCCGGAAATATTCCTGATTCAGCTCAGAGCGATGTTGAAAGCCAATGTGCTGATTGGTAACCTGAAAATATTGCTGCCGATGATCACCAGTATCGAAGAAATTGATGAAGCCAGAAAGTTGATCGATAGGGCGAAAGCTGAAGTTGAACAGACAATCGGCAGTACGATTACCATGCCCCAGATTGGCATTATGGTTGAAGTACCCTCCACCATTTTCTTGTTGCCGCAGTTGAAGAAACGGATTAATTTTATCTCTATTGGCACGAATGACTTAACCCAGTACCTGCTTGCAGTGGATCGCAATAATACACACGTTGCCGCTTTGTATGACAATTTGCACCCTGCGGTCATTAAGGCCTTGAAACTGGCTTTTGATGAGAGCCAGCGTGTTGGTCTTCCCGTGAGTATATGTGGAGAAATGGCGGGTTTGCCGATGGGAGCGTTAATCTTAATTGGCCTTGGTTACCGTAGCCTGAGCATGAGTGGCCGAAGCGTTCCACGCATAAAATATTTACTGCGTCATTTGGATACCAACGATCTTGAGCTGCTTATCAAAGAAATATTGAAAGCAGAAACCAGCCGGCAGGTGAAAGCCCTGTCTACTGAGTTTATGGAGGCCAATGGTCTCGGTGGTTTGGTGCGGGGGGGGATTTAG
- the rppH gene encoding RNA pyrophosphohydrolase — protein MIDDDGYRPNVGIVICNRQGQVLWARRYGQHSWQFPQGGINPGESPEQAMYRELFEEVGLNRKDVRVLTSTRSWLRYKLPKRLVRWDTKPVCIGQKQRWFLLQLLCNEADINVQRSNAPEFDGWRWVSYWYPVRQVVSFKRDVYRRVMKEFSSIVMPVQESAPQLHSPYLHRRRRS, from the coding sequence GTGATTGATGATGATGGCTACCGCCCGAATGTAGGAATCGTAATTTGTAATCGCCAAGGGCAGGTCCTTTGGGCTCGCCGTTATGGGCAGCATTCCTGGCAGTTTCCTCAGGGGGGTATCAATCCAGGGGAATCACCAGAACAAGCGATGTATCGCGAGTTGTTCGAAGAAGTTGGTTTAAATCGCAAAGATGTACGGGTTCTCACATCTACCCGTAGCTGGCTGCGTTACAAATTACCCAAGCGTTTGGTGCGTTGGGATACAAAGCCCGTTTGTATTGGGCAGAAGCAGCGTTGGTTTTTATTACAGTTGCTTTGTAATGAAGCCGATATTAATGTGCAGCGCAGCAACGCACCCGAGTTTGATGGTTGGCGTTGGGTCAGTTATTGGTATCCTGTCAGGCAGGTGGTTTCTTTTAAACGGGATGTTTATCGCCGCGTAATGAAAGAATTCTCTTCTATTGTGATGCCAGTGCAGGAATCCGCTCCACAGCTACATTCACCTTATTTACATCGTCGCAGAAGAAGTTAG
- a CDS encoding prepilin peptidase-dependent protein has product MTTKNGGSINGQSGFTLLELLIAMALISISLSWGLYHWGQYQNRLRLQSAVQNVLSFMERQQGLANYMNQERTLWLVIGQTWCLISSVSRISDCREGEGERVNSPYDDVFLASATSDRVDFYGVRNTAMPASFVLANSAGEISVVISGRGRIRTCSNNISQLPNCEGIKGS; this is encoded by the coding sequence ATGACAACAAAGAATGGAGGAAGTATTAATGGACAGTCTGGATTTACACTACTGGAATTACTGATAGCTATGGCCTTAATTTCAATTAGCCTATCATGGGGGTTATATCATTGGGGGCAATATCAAAACCGCCTGCGTTTACAGTCAGCAGTACAGAATGTATTGTCTTTTATGGAAAGGCAACAAGGGTTGGCAAATTATATGAATCAGGAGCGTACATTGTGGCTGGTAATAGGGCAAACGTGGTGTCTGATTTCTTCGGTATCCAGGATATCTGATTGCCGCGAGGGGGAGGGAGAGCGAGTCAACTCACCTTATGACGATGTATTTTTGGCATCAGCAACCAGTGATCGCGTTGATTTTTATGGTGTCAGAAACACCGCTATGCCAGCCAGTTTTGTGCTGGCAAATTCAGCAGGAGAGATTAGCGTCGTGATTTCAGGACGTGGAAGAATCAGAACATGCAGCAATAATATTAGCCAACTTCCTAATTGTGAGGGAATAAAAGGTTCATGA
- a CDS encoding YgdB family protein codes for MDGQRGNILLVSILMLMALSLMMLKALHYQQESAMLMMMDEKKYLNAFQRAESSLEWGKVQSWQFNMQEKENWFCQQQPEFHLQSCLKHYADNLFLLKGVAQFASGETLELYQWMKQMKKANRDTLIPIESGWLDFCPVPQAEFCL; via the coding sequence GTGGATGGGCAGCGGGGCAATATTTTGCTGGTATCGATACTCATGTTAATGGCACTGAGCTTAATGATGTTGAAAGCACTCCATTATCAACAAGAGAGTGCCATGCTCATGATGATGGATGAGAAAAAGTACCTGAACGCTTTTCAGCGGGCAGAATCATCGCTGGAATGGGGAAAGGTGCAGTCATGGCAATTTAATATGCAGGAAAAGGAAAACTGGTTTTGCCAGCAACAGCCGGAATTTCATTTGCAAAGCTGCCTTAAACACTATGCGGATAATCTTTTTCTATTAAAGGGGGTGGCTCAGTTCGCGTCAGGGGAAACTCTTGAACTTTATCAATGGATGAAACAGATGAAAAAAGCAAATAGAGATACACTTATTCCTATTGAAAGTGGTTGGCTGGATTTCTGCCCTGTTCCGCAGGCTGAATTTTGTTTATGA
- a CDS encoding prepilin peptidase-dependent protein produces MTLVIPLLKRKQTGFSLLEVMVAMLISSVIFIAMTKTYPVLSGQILELYRKYRLHYLVNRTIYMMEKDLRRAGYCRDRKQCEGEPLLINNKNTEAADSCFIVAFDLNLNNQWEKPDHIESEFFGYRLNNHALEWKRGVENCQGNGWERLFDPTEVMVDIFHLEKLQAKNGLTFITLSINTRWLKSPSIIYRHQMTVRLRNIRK; encoded by the coding sequence ATGACATTGGTTATACCCCTTTTAAAGAGAAAACAGACCGGATTCTCCTTACTTGAAGTCATGGTTGCCATGTTGATCAGTAGTGTGATTTTTATCGCCATGACAAAAACTTATCCGGTTTTATCAGGTCAGATCCTCGAACTATACCGGAAATATCGCCTCCATTATCTGGTAAATAGAACTATTTATATGATGGAAAAAGATCTCAGGCGTGCGGGTTATTGTCGGGACAGAAAACAATGTGAAGGTGAGCCATTACTGATTAACAATAAAAATACAGAAGCTGCTGATTCCTGTTTTATTGTTGCTTTTGACCTTAATTTAAATAACCAATGGGAAAAACCCGATCATATTGAATCGGAGTTTTTTGGTTATCGATTAAATAATCATGCCCTCGAATGGAAAAGAGGCGTGGAGAATTGTCAGGGAAATGGTTGGGAAAGATTGTTTGATCCAACGGAGGTTATGGTTGATATTTTTCACCTTGAAAAATTACAGGCAAAAAATGGGCTGACTTTTATTACGTTGTCCATTAATACCCGCTGGCTTAAATCTCCGTCCATTATATATCGTCACCAAATGACAGTTCGCCTACGTAATATAAGGAAATAA
- a CDS encoding IS630 family transposase — protein MKINLTDAQKDALELMHDTTRDGRVRDRIKAVLLASEGWTAQMIAQALRIHESTVSRHLKDYFSEEKLAPENGGSESRLSAEQTTELVEYLMANLMHTTAQIVAYVRARWQVTFTVAGMTKWLHRQGFSYKKPMGAPHKFDADKQQQFIETYNALKEECGQNAPILFIDAVHPTLSTKLSYGWMKSGRKHVKVVETTGSRTRLNIMGALNLQRIEETIVREYPTINAKNVVLFFGSIRETYPLSQKIHIILDGAGYHRSGVVQFFAEVLNIELHYLPPYSPNLNPIERLWKYVNEQVRNNVYFPDTKTFRETLRHFFHVTLPEKAKELTTRLTDNFQILKPASSS, from the coding sequence ATGAAAATTAATCTAACAGATGCCCAAAAAGACGCCCTCGAATTGATGCATGATACGACTCGCGATGGACGAGTACGTGACCGCATCAAGGCCGTGCTTTTGGCCTCAGAAGGCTGGACTGCCCAGATGATTGCTCAGGCTTTGCGGATCCATGAAAGTACGGTGAGCCGCCATCTGAAAGATTACTTCTCTGAGGAAAAACTCGCCCCTGAAAATGGGGGCTCTGAAAGCCGTTTGTCTGCCGAACAAACAACAGAATTAGTTGAGTATCTGATGGCAAATTTGATGCACACTACCGCACAAATTGTGGCCTATGTTCGGGCACGATGGCAGGTGACTTTCACTGTCGCAGGAATGACGAAATGGCTTCACCGTCAAGGTTTCAGCTACAAGAAGCCAATGGGTGCTCCGCATAAATTTGATGCGGATAAACAGCAACAGTTTATTGAAACCTACAACGCGCTGAAAGAAGAATGTGGCCAGAATGCGCCTATTTTATTTATTGATGCGGTTCACCCGACCCTGTCCACAAAATTAAGTTATGGCTGGATGAAGAGCGGGCGGAAGCACGTCAAAGTGGTTGAAACCACAGGCAGTCGTACTCGACTCAACATCATGGGTGCCCTTAATTTACAACGGATTGAAGAGACTATTGTTCGTGAATATCCGACGATTAACGCGAAAAATGTCGTCCTTTTTTTCGGCTCAATCCGGGAAACCTATCCACTTTCGCAAAAAATCCACATTATTCTGGATGGTGCGGGTTATCACCGTTCCGGAGTCGTCCAATTTTTTGCCGAGGTTTTGAATATTGAGTTGCACTACCTGCCGCCTTACAGCCCTAATCTCAACCCGATTGAGCGATTATGGAAGTATGTGAATGAGCAGGTACGAAACAATGTCTATTTTCCGGATACCAAAACATTCCGTGAAACGCTGCGCCACTTTTTTCATGTCACATTGCCAGAAAAAGCGAAAGAACTCACCACTCGGTTGACTGATAACTTCCAGATTTTAAAACCCGCATCTTCAAGTTAA
- the thyA gene encoding thymidylate synthase — MKQYLDLMKKVLEDGTAKDDRTGTGTLSIFGHQMRFNLQDGFPLVTTKRCHIRSIIHELLWFLNGDTNTQYLRDNNVTIWDEWADENGDLGPVYGKQWRAWSSADGRQIDQLAKVLEQLKSDPDSRRIIVSAWNVGELDKMALAPCHAFFQFYVAEGKLSCQLYQRSCDVFLGLPFNIASYALLVHMLAQQCDLEVGDFVWTGGDTHLYSNHLEQTKLQLSREPRTLPKLIIKRKPASLFDYRFEDFEIVDYDPHPGIKAPVAI, encoded by the coding sequence ATGAAACAGTATCTGGATTTAATGAAAAAAGTGCTTGAAGACGGCACGGCAAAAGATGACCGTACAGGTACGGGAACACTCTCGATATTTGGTCATCAGATGCGTTTCAATTTGCAAGATGGTTTCCCATTGGTGACAACCAAACGCTGTCATATTCGCTCCATCATCCATGAACTACTGTGGTTCCTGAATGGTGATACCAATACCCAATATCTGCGTGATAATAATGTGACTATCTGGGATGAATGGGCGGACGAAAATGGCGATCTGGGGCCAGTTTATGGCAAACAATGGCGTGCCTGGAGCTCTGCGGATGGCCGTCAAATCGATCAATTGGCAAAAGTCCTTGAACAGTTGAAAAGTGACCCTGATTCGCGTCGGATTATTGTTTCTGCATGGAACGTCGGGGAGCTGGATAAAATGGCATTAGCGCCCTGCCATGCTTTTTTCCAGTTCTACGTAGCGGAGGGGAAACTGTCCTGCCAGCTTTACCAGCGTTCCTGTGACGTCTTTCTAGGGTTGCCATTCAACATTGCAAGTTATGCTTTACTGGTTCATATGCTGGCTCAGCAATGTGATCTGGAAGTGGGCGATTTTGTCTGGACAGGCGGTGATACCCATCTTTACAGCAACCACTTAGAACAGACCAAACTTCAGTTGAGTCGTGAACCACGAACGTTACCTAAGTTGATCATCAAACGCAAGCCAGCGTCATTATTTGATTATCGGTTCGAAGACTTTGAGATTGTGGATTATGATCCGCATCCGGGTATTAAAGCCCCAGTCGCGATTTAA
- the thiB gene encoding thiamine ABC transporter substrate binding subunit → MFKNLFSRFITISTLLISACVFAQTAQTKPTLTVYTYDSFASEWGPGPAIKKAFEAECNCELKLVALEDGVSLLNRVRMEGKKTSADIVLGLDNNLIQAAQQTGLFTPSHIDTSKLKLPVTWNSKTFIPYDYGYFAFVYNKNTLPHPPKSMDELINSNQNWKIIYQDPRTSTPGLGLLLWMQDIYGDKAVQEWPKVAKKTLTVTKGWSEAYGLFLKGEGDMVLSYTTSPAYHILSEKKDNYAAAIFSEGHYLQIEVAAQLVSSKQPKLAQKFMQFMISPAFQQAIPTTNWMYPVIDIPLPEVFKQLSVPAKPLQFSADDVAKHRNQWIRTWQSAVSR, encoded by the coding sequence GTGTTTAAAAACTTATTTTCCAGATTTATCACAATCAGTACGCTATTGATTTCTGCATGTGTCTTTGCTCAAACGGCACAGACTAAGCCTACACTGACAGTTTACACTTATGATTCATTTGCTTCTGAATGGGGGCCGGGACCTGCCATTAAAAAAGCCTTTGAAGCAGAGTGTAACTGTGAACTGAAACTCGTCGCCCTGGAAGATGGAGTATCCCTGCTGAACCGCGTGAGAATGGAAGGCAAAAAGACATCAGCAGACATTGTGTTAGGGCTGGATAACAACTTGATTCAGGCTGCCCAGCAGACAGGGTTGTTTACACCAAGCCATATTGATACCTCAAAACTGAAATTGCCTGTCACATGGAACAGCAAAACCTTCATTCCTTACGATTACGGTTACTTTGCCTTTGTTTACAACAAGAACACCTTACCTCACCCTCCCAAAAGTATGGATGAATTAATCAACAGTAACCAGAACTGGAAGATTATTTATCAAGATCCGCGCACCAGCACCCCTGGCCTGGGGCTGTTACTCTGGATGCAGGATATTTATGGCGATAAAGCGGTACAGGAATGGCCGAAAGTTGCCAAAAAAACGCTGACTGTCACCAAAGGCTGGAGTGAAGCCTATGGATTGTTCCTGAAAGGTGAAGGAGATATGGTACTCAGCTATACCACATCACCGGCCTATCACATTCTGTCAGAGAAAAAAGATAACTATGCGGCTGCCATATTCAGCGAAGGCCATTACCTGCAAATTGAAGTCGCCGCTCAGTTAGTCTCAAGTAAGCAACCTAAACTGGCGCAGAAATTCATGCAGTTCATGATTTCACCTGCCTTCCAGCAAGCAATTCCGACGACTAACTGGATGTATCCGGTTATCGACATTCCTCTGCCTGAGGTTTTCAAGCAGCTTTCTGTGCCCGCAAAACCACTGCAATTCAGCGCAGATGATGTGGCCAAACATCGTAATCAGTGGATCCGTACATGGCAAAGCGCCGTAAGCCGTTAA
- a CDS encoding prepilin-type N-terminal cleavage/methylation domain-containing protein, giving the protein MKRFHLHRHKRQNGMSLPEVMLASVVFAISLLGLMRYHQALSSNFQQYWLQLKAVRLAHDQLEQYERLEGQMVLEETESQQGWKIELQREFRSLGCYQVTVHVTKSYNQSNKLDRWFCASGSIDV; this is encoded by the coding sequence ATGAAACGATTCCATCTCCATCGACACAAGCGGCAAAATGGTATGAGTTTGCCGGAAGTTATGTTGGCATCTGTCGTGTTTGCGATCTCTTTGTTGGGCTTAATGCGTTACCATCAGGCACTGTCATCAAATTTTCAGCAGTACTGGTTGCAGCTTAAGGCGGTAAGATTGGCGCATGACCAATTGGAACAATACGAGCGGTTGGAAGGGCAGATGGTGTTGGAGGAAACTGAATCACAGCAAGGGTGGAAAATCGAACTTCAACGGGAATTTCGTTCTTTGGGATGCTATCAAGTCACTGTTCATGTGACAAAAAGTTATAATCAATCTAATAAATTAGATCGCTGGTTTTGTGCAAGTGGGAGTATTGATGTTTAG
- the lgt gene encoding prolipoprotein diacylglyceryl transferase: MSTSYLAFPNIDPVIFSIGPVSLHWYGFMYLVGFVFAMWLANRRAAKPNSGWNKNEVESLLYTGFVGVFVGGRLGYVLFYNLPMFLDNPLYLFKVWDGGMSFHGGLVGVICAMLWFARRTKRHFLQVSDFVAPLVPFGLGMGRIGNFINGELWGRVTLDTPWAILFPSSRSEDIALATTDPSLWPILEKYGVLPRHPSQLYEMVLEGIVLFIILNLFIRKPRPMGSISGLFLIGYGAFRIIVEFFRQPDAQLGLFEGISMGQILSIPMILVGILMIIWAYKCQRNNKIQEAK, translated from the coding sequence ATGAGCACTAGCTATCTGGCATTTCCTAATATTGACCCTGTCATATTCTCAATCGGGCCTGTGTCCCTCCACTGGTACGGTTTTATGTATCTGGTTGGTTTTGTTTTTGCCATGTGGCTGGCAAATCGACGTGCAGCAAAACCAAACAGTGGCTGGAATAAAAATGAAGTAGAGAGCTTGCTTTATACAGGGTTTGTCGGGGTGTTCGTCGGTGGACGCCTCGGCTATGTTCTGTTCTACAATCTCCCAATGTTCCTTGATAATCCGTTGTATCTGTTCAAGGTCTGGGATGGAGGCATGTCTTTCCACGGTGGTCTGGTCGGGGTTATATGTGCCATGTTGTGGTTCGCCCGCCGTACTAAACGTCACTTTCTACAGGTTTCTGATTTCGTCGCTCCATTGGTTCCCTTTGGTTTGGGGATGGGACGTATCGGTAACTTTATCAATGGTGAATTGTGGGGGCGTGTTACGCTTGATACACCGTGGGCGATCTTGTTCCCGAGTTCTCGCAGCGAAGATATCGCGCTCGCGACAACCGATCCTTCTCTATGGCCGATTCTGGAAAAGTATGGTGTCCTGCCTCGCCATCCATCACAACTGTATGAAATGGTGCTGGAAGGGATAGTGCTGTTTATCATTCTTAATTTATTTATCCGTAAACCCCGTCCGATGGGAAGTATTTCAGGCCTGTTCCTGATTGGTTACGGAGCCTTCCGCATCATCGTCGAATTTTTCCGCCAACCTGATGCACAGCTCGGGTTGTTTGAGGGGATCAGTATGGGGCAGATCCTTTCCATTCCAATGATTTTAGTAGGAATTTTAATGATAATCTGGGCTTATAAATGCCAGCGCAATAACAAGATACAAGAGGCAAAATGA